In the Clostridium beijerinckii genome, one interval contains:
- a CDS encoding EAL domain-containing protein yields the protein MKDNQMNLFLRRAKKSVMEIEKSDLDYEEILKKYKQAIDEANIAVWEWNIKEDSFFISDAWEEITGYNSKDFSSLIDCIEKVAISKDREDALTDLNFFVADKVTLYVSEFRIITKDNKLKWVLFKGNGIKEKDEGVTRIFGLVNDITEEKEREKGIADNLYHDSLTNLPNRDMFLMDIKNILDKNIQLSQEGAIIFIDLDNFKSINDTLGHDYGDLMLKVFSQLLHVCIKDYGKLYRVGGDEFIVIIEKVNSIEKVKDMCNTILKYCKNPFELNENHLYITTSMGISIFPRDSNNMNDLLKFADLAMYKSKADGKNTYTFFEQALSRLYTRRIIIENELKEAIKKNEFSIVYQPQIDALDNKVVAFEALLRWNSKKLGFVSPAEFIPIAERIGIIVDIGDWVFEKACRKIRELKERKYEFNNICINVSPVQIKERDFKDKIIKTCEENKIPLSLIEIEITESTLIELDDEKIADLHELIKKGINISIDDFGTGYSSLSYLTILPINTLKIDKSFIDNIGNDKNRAVIECILSLSKSLKYKVIAEGVEVKEQLNELMNLGCNIIQGYYFSKPVCEEELEKMLKND from the coding sequence ATGAAAGATAATCAAATGAACTTATTTTTAAGGAGAGCAAAGAAATCTGTTATGGAGATAGAAAAAAGTGATTTGGATTATGAAGAAATATTAAAAAAATATAAACAAGCAATAGATGAAGCTAATATAGCAGTTTGGGAATGGAATATAAAGGAGGACAGTTTCTTTATTTCTGATGCATGGGAAGAAATTACTGGTTATAACTCAAAAGATTTTAGCAGTTTAATTGATTGTATTGAAAAAGTAGCTATAAGTAAAGATAGAGAGGATGCATTGACTGATTTAAATTTTTTTGTTGCAGATAAAGTGACCTTATATGTGAGCGAGTTTAGAATTATTACTAAAGATAATAAATTGAAGTGGGTATTGTTTAAAGGAAATGGCATAAAAGAGAAAGATGAAGGTGTAACTCGTATATTTGGATTGGTAAATGATATAACTGAAGAAAAGGAAAGAGAAAAAGGAATTGCAGATAATTTGTATCATGATTCTCTTACAAACCTTCCAAATAGGGATATGTTTCTAATGGATATAAAAAATATCTTAGATAAAAATATTCAACTGAGTCAGGAAGGAGCCATAATTTTCATAGACCTAGATAATTTTAAATCGATTAATGATACCTTAGGACACGACTATGGTGATCTTATGTTAAAAGTATTCTCACAATTATTACATGTGTGTATAAAGGACTATGGGAAGTTGTACAGAGTCGGCGGTGATGAGTTTATTGTAATTATAGAAAAAGTTAATTCTATAGAAAAAGTAAAAGATATGTGTAATACAATTTTAAAATATTGCAAGAATCCATTCGAACTTAATGAAAACCATCTGTATATTACAACAAGCATGGGAATATCAATTTTCCCAAGAGACAGCAATAATATGAATGATCTACTAAAATTTGCAGATCTAGCAATGTATAAGTCTAAAGCAGATGGAAAAAACACATACACCTTTTTCGAACAAGCTCTAAGTAGGTTATATACAAGAAGAATAATAATTGAAAATGAATTAAAAGAAGCAATTAAGAAAAATGAATTTTCCATTGTGTATCAACCGCAAATTGATGCATTAGATAATAAGGTAGTTGCATTTGAAGCGTTATTGAGATGGAATAGTAAAAAGCTCGGTTTTGTATCTCCAGCTGAATTTATACCAATAGCTGAAAGGATTGGAATAATTGTAGATATAGGAGATTGGGTATTTGAGAAAGCATGCCGTAAAATTAGAGAGCTTAAGGAGAGGAAATATGAATTTAATAATATTTGTATAAATGTTTCACCTGTTCAAATAAAAGAAAGAGATTTTAAAGACAAAATAATAAAAACTTGTGAAGAAAACAAAATTCCTCTAAGTTTAATTGAAATAGAAATAACCGAAAGTACTTTAATTGAATTAGATGATGAGAAAATTGCTGATTTACATGAACTAATAAAAAAAGGTATAAATATTTCAATTGATGACTTTGGAACTGGATATTCATCTCTAAGTTATTTAACAATCCTACCTATAAATACTTTGAAAATAGATAAATCTTTTATCGATAATATTGGGAATGATAAGAACAGAGCAGTAATAGAGTGTATTTTGAGCTTATCGAAAAGTTTAAAGTATAAGGTTATAGCAGAAGGGGTTGAAGTTAAAGAGCAACTTAATGAATTAATGAATTTAGGATGTAATATAATTCAGGGATATTATTTCAGTAAACCAGTTTGTGAAGAGGAACTTGAGAAAATGCTAAAAAATGATTAA
- a CDS encoding galactose ABC transporter substrate-binding protein, with product MKTFQKIIVFIQIVLIIFILINISQVNTFASSSLNVSNSKVANVAVLLYSFDDPYMLEIKKSLENIENQNKDKVHFTFYDGKNNMAVQNETIDSLRKSSIDLFILKLADTKEETIKNIMLNLKNVPIIFMEVIPEVVSKVSKLYSKAVFLYSTSSHEGVLQGKILVDKWNTDKKFLDKNNDNILQYILLKGEANNPYAIERTNDVISTINGAGIQTEQLALVNANWFRELAKTSVDNLFLKYDGRIEAIIANNDAMALGAIEALQKYGYNKGNKNKNIAVVGIDGLEEAKNLIDKGLMTGTLIQDTKMVAEAFYNIGMNLINNEPPIANTPYKLDNGVITIPESYKPYTGPVISS from the coding sequence ATGAAGACATTTCAAAAAATAATAGTATTCATTCAAATTGTGTTAATTATATTCATACTAATAAATATATCTCAAGTTAATACATTTGCTAGTTCAAGTTTAAATGTTAGCAATAGTAAAGTAGCTAATGTTGCAGTATTACTATATAGTTTTGATGATCCCTATATGTTAGAAATTAAAAAGAGTTTGGAGAATATTGAAAATCAAAATAAAGATAAAGTCCACTTTACTTTTTATGATGGAAAAAATAATATGGCTGTACAAAACGAAACAATAGATTCTCTTCGCAAGAGTAGTATTGATTTATTTATATTGAAACTAGCTGATACAAAAGAAGAAACCATAAAAAACATCATGCTTAATCTAAAAAATGTTCCAATTATTTTTATGGAAGTTATTCCCGAAGTTGTATCAAAAGTTTCCAAACTTTACAGTAAAGCTGTTTTTCTGTATTCAACTTCAAGCCACGAAGGTGTTTTGCAAGGTAAAATTCTTGTAGATAAATGGAATACTGATAAGAAATTTTTAGACAAGAATAATGATAATATTTTGCAATACATTTTGCTAAAAGGTGAAGCTAATAACCCATATGCTATTGAAAGAACAAATGATGTTATTTCAACAATTAATGGAGCCGGGATACAAACAGAACAGCTTGCTCTAGTAAATGCCAATTGGTTTAGAGAATTAGCTAAAACTTCAGTTGATAATCTATTTCTCAAATATGATGGTAGAATTGAAGCAATAATTGCTAATAATGATGCAATGGCTTTAGGCGCTATTGAAGCACTACAAAAATATGGATATAACAAAGGGAACAAAAATAAGAATATAGCCGTTGTTGGAATTGATGGTCTGGAAGAAGCCAAAAATTTAATAGACAAAGGATTAATGACTGGCACCCTTATTCAAGATACGAAAATGGTAGCTGAAGCCTTTTATAATATTGGAATGAATTTAATTAACAATGAACCCCCTATAGCAAATACACCTTACAAACTAGATAATGGAGTAATTACGATTCCAGAGTCTTATAAGCCATATACAGGTCCAGTTATTAGCTCATAA
- a CDS encoding galactose ABC transporter substrate-binding protein yields the protein MNLLKKSKLIIIVILLLSNIIPYNTYALQNTTAQPQLKVAVFINNFEDLFLYEVKKNLEDIQIENAGKVEFTFFDAKENQSIQNESIENALNEDFNLFVIRPVSKSLNDIEGTFNKIQQKNIPLIILYEKTPPIVNLLRPYRNRSIILNTDLAQSGILEGKILANAWNANKDALDKNKDNIMQYILIKGPSDSNITALRNKYSIQAINESGIKTQEISSVTCDFLEECARTSVASLFLNYSNKIEAIIANSDSMAIGAVKGLQKYGYNKGDSSKYIPVVGVDALPEAQELIAKGFMTGTVKQDPREHANAIYSIGMNLVSGAPPLSGTNYKFDETGVAIELPYSEYVK from the coding sequence ATGAATTTATTAAAAAAATCGAAATTGATTATTATAGTTATTCTATTATTATCAAATATAATTCCATATAATACATATGCTTTACAAAACACTACCGCTCAACCTCAACTCAAAGTAGCTGTATTTATAAATAATTTCGAAGATTTATTTCTTTATGAAGTAAAGAAAAATTTAGAAGATATTCAAATTGAAAATGCAGGTAAAGTTGAATTTACCTTTTTTGATGCAAAAGAAAATCAAAGTATTCAAAATGAGAGCATTGAAAATGCACTTAATGAGGATTTTAACCTTTTTGTAATACGTCCTGTTAGTAAAAGCCTAAACGATATTGAAGGTACTTTTAATAAAATACAACAAAAGAATATTCCATTAATTATCTTATACGAAAAAACTCCACCGATAGTAAACTTACTTAGACCTTACCGCAATAGATCTATAATCCTTAATACAGATCTTGCTCAATCTGGTATTCTTGAAGGTAAAATTCTAGCCAATGCTTGGAATGCAAATAAAGATGCTCTAGATAAAAATAAAGATAATATAATGCAATATATTCTCATAAAAGGTCCATCTGATAGCAATATAACAGCTCTAAGAAACAAATATTCAATTCAGGCAATAAATGAATCTGGAATAAAAACTCAGGAAATTTCATCAGTCACCTGTGATTTTCTAGAGGAATGCGCAAGAACTTCTGTAGCGTCGCTGTTTTTAAATTACAGTAATAAAATTGAAGCCATAATAGCTAATAGTGATTCCATGGCAATAGGTGCTGTTAAGGGACTTCAAAAATATGGATACAATAAAGGAGATTCCTCTAAGTATATTCCAGTTGTTGGAGTTGATGCCTTACCAGAGGCACAAGAACTAATTGCAAAAGGATTTATGACAGGTACTGTTAAGCAAGATCCACGCGAACATGCAAATGCAATTTATTCTATAGGAATGAATTTAGTTTCTGGTGCTCCTCCTCTCAGCGGTACTAATTATAAATTTGATGAAACTGGAGTCGCAATTGAGCTGCCTTATTCTGAATATGTTAAATAA
- a CDS encoding histidine kinase dimerization/phospho-acceptor domain-containing protein, whose translation MSELITTAVHDFKKSLSVIRGLVQLGMIASDKVRIDNYLSRIITQSDEMNDMIIEL comes from the coding sequence ATAAGTGAATTAATTACAACAGCCGTTCATGATTTTAAAAAATCATTATCAGTAATTAGAGGATTAGTTCAATTAGGAATGATAGCTTCTGATAAAGTTAGAATTGATAACTATTTAAGCAGGATAATAACACAATCTGATGAGATGAATGATATGATTATTGAACTTTGA
- a CDS encoding ferritin-like domain-containing protein, which produces MSLIGLTKGTDLEEKINEMWKAEAIGAATYQAFAIVAQEKGLPELADELKKISADEARHGGLYASLNGHTNENLRDALSSMSIGEISAGEKIKELSNILDKLGLKEAAQAVHTAGEDECRHGEILKELIEKYL; this is translated from the coding sequence ATGAGTTTAATTGGTCTAACTAAAGGTACAGATTTAGAAGAAAAAATTAATGAAATGTGGAAAGCAGAAGCAATAGGTGCTGCAACTTATCAAGCTTTTGCAATAGTCGCTCAGGAAAAAGGTCTACCTGAATTAGCAGATGAACTAAAAAAGATTTCTGCTGATGAGGCTCGTCATGGCGGATTATATGCATCACTAAATGGCCATACAAATGAAAATTTACGTGATGCTTTGAGTTCAATGTCTATTGGGGAAATCTCTGCAGGAGAAAAAATAAAAGAATTATCTAATATTCTTGATAAATTAGGTCTTAAAGAAGCAGCTCAAGCTGTACATACTGCTGGCGAAGATGAGTGTAGACATGGTGAGATTTTAAAAGAGTTGATTGAAAAATATTTATAG
- a CDS encoding PAS domain S-box protein: MSSETNENINKKKYNYLQIYEAAIRNANDIIILFSSQGNILEVNRKAVDTYGYTEAELLSKNIFELRNRERIELAIMQFEKAKSGDVEFETIHFKSDGTSFPVEVKSIGIEISNDRFVLSIIRDISNRMKSEAEIRGLASLVENTEDAIIGKTLDGIITSWNIGAENIYGYKKEEVIGKHISIIIPDEKINDFYEIIKKIKNGERVRGFESKRRKKNGQLIDVSITVSPIYDFEGNLIGASNITRDITENKKVEKELRDKYEEISALYEELIAIEEELRSNYQELEKAKEEADKANKAKSEFLANISHEIRTPMNGIIGIIDLLKVTELNNNQKEYLDMLSNSSRLLLGILNTILDISKIESGKFELILKPFNMKKTLDRITKELSIACSKKNLEVFYYIDPYINFDLIGDEIRLNQVLINIINNAIKFTEMGQIMFKVRKLNTTNNKLTLEFSVKDTGIGIKEEFKNDIFKKFIQQDMTYTKKYDGTGLGLAISKDIAKLMNGDIWFESIENKGSTFYFTAEFLVNYAENINNDNLNAGDDEIVSSKNKRILLVEDNEINIKITCEMLNRLGYEYEYVYDGKQALEKLKENTFDLILMDIQMPELNGYDTTRIIREKEIKTKEHVNIIAMTAYSMNGDRERCIEVGMDDYISKPFDMNKLKNVILRFI, from the coding sequence ATGAGTAGTGAAACCAATGAAAATATTAATAAAAAAAAGTATAATTATTTGCAAATATATGAAGCTGCTATACGTAATGCTAATGACATAATAATTTTGTTTTCAAGTCAAGGTAATATATTGGAAGTTAATAGAAAGGCAGTGGATACTTATGGCTATACTGAAGCAGAACTACTTTCTAAGAATATATTTGAATTAAGAAATAGAGAAAGAATCGAACTTGCAATCATGCAGTTTGAAAAAGCTAAATCGGGTGATGTTGAGTTTGAAACTATTCACTTTAAAAGTGATGGTACTAGTTTTCCAGTAGAAGTCAAATCAATAGGAATAGAAATTAGTAATGATAGATTTGTTTTAAGTATAATAAGAGATATATCAAACCGAATGAAAAGTGAAGCAGAAATTAGGGGATTAGCTTCTTTAGTTGAAAATACTGAGGATGCAATTATAGGAAAAACTTTAGATGGAATTATAACAAGTTGGAATATAGGTGCTGAAAATATTTATGGATACAAAAAAGAAGAGGTGATTGGAAAGCACATATCTATCATAATTCCTGATGAGAAAATTAATGATTTTTATGAAATAATTAAAAAGATAAAAAATGGAGAAAGAGTTAGGGGATTCGAATCTAAGAGAAGAAAGAAAAATGGTCAGTTAATTGATGTTTCAATAACAGTTTCACCTATTTACGACTTTGAAGGAAATTTAATTGGAGCATCTAATATCACTAGAGATATAACAGAAAATAAAAAGGTGGAAAAAGAGTTAAGAGATAAATATGAAGAGATATCAGCTCTATATGAAGAACTTATAGCAATAGAAGAAGAGCTAAGAAGTAATTATCAGGAATTAGAAAAAGCAAAGGAAGAAGCGGATAAAGCAAACAAAGCTAAAAGTGAATTTCTTGCAAATATTAGCCATGAAATAAGAACTCCTATGAATGGAATAATAGGAATTATAGACTTATTGAAGGTAACTGAACTTAATAATAATCAAAAAGAATATTTAGACATGCTCAGTAATTCATCAAGATTGTTACTAGGAATATTAAATACCATTTTAGATATTTCTAAAATAGAGTCAGGGAAATTTGAACTTATATTAAAGCCGTTTAATATGAAAAAAACTCTAGATAGGATTACTAAAGAGTTATCTATAGCATGCAGTAAAAAAAACTTAGAAGTATTTTACTATATTGATCCATATATAAACTTTGATTTAATAGGAGATGAAATTAGATTAAATCAAGTACTTATAAATATTATTAATAATGCTATTAAATTCACTGAAATGGGTCAAATAATGTTTAAGGTAAGGAAATTAAATACTACAAATAATAAGCTAACATTAGAATTTTCAGTGAAGGATACAGGTATTGGGATTAAAGAAGAATTTAAAAATGATATCTTTAAAAAATTTATCCAACAAGATATGACTTACACTAAAAAATATGATGGAACGGGGCTAGGACTTGCTATTTCAAAAGATATTGCAAAGCTAATGAATGGGGACATATGGTTTGAAAGTATTGAAAATAAAGGAAGCACCTTTTATTTTACAGCAGAATTTTTAGTGAATTATGCAGAAAATATAAATAATGATAATTTAAATGCAGGAGATGATGAGATAGTCTCAAGCAAAAATAAAAGGATATTATTAGTTGAGGATAACGAAATAAATATTAAGATAACTTGTGAAATGCTAAATAGATTGGGATATGAATATGAGTATGTATATGATGGGAAGCAGGCGTTAGAAAAGCTAAAAGAAAATACATTTGATTTAATACTCATGGATATTCAAATGCCAGAATTAAATGGATATGATACCACTAGAATAATTAGAGAAAAAGAAATAAAGACAAAGGAACATGTTAATATAATAGCTATGACAGCTTATTCTATGAATGGAGATAGAGAAAGATGTATCGAGGTTGGAATGGATGACTATATTTCTAAACCATTTGATATGAATAAATTAAAGAATGTTATCTTAAGATTTATATAA